GACGATTTGCCAAAGGGCGGGCCGGTCGCGCTCGTCTCGCAGAGCGGCGGCTTTGGCGGCTACATGGTGCGCAAGGCGCTATTCTCGGGTCTCAATGTCGGTTGGTTCTTCTCAACCGGCAATGAGGTCGACATCAACATCGCGCAAGTGATGCGCGCGCTGGTCGAGCGCGAAGAAGTGAAGGTGCTGCTCGCGTTCGCGGAGACATTGCGCGACCCCGATATCTTCGTCGATACGGCGTTGCGCGCTGCGCAGCTCGACAAGCCGTTGATTGTGTTAAAGGCAGGGCGCTCAAACGCCGCTGCGCGCGCTGCCCAGGCGCACACCGGTTCTCTTGTCGGCTCCGCCGAAGCGTTCGACGCATTGTGTCGCCAATATGGTGTGTTCTCAGTCTCGACGCTTGAAGAGATTCTCGACCTCGGTCTCATCTTTCAAGGTGGGCGCCGCGCGAAGGGGCGGCGCGCGGGCTTGATCACGGGGTCGGGCGGGGCCGGCGTGTTGTTGACCGATTCATGCGTCCTCGAAGGTCTCTCTGTGCCTGAGCTGCCGCAGGCCGAGCAGGATGCGCTGTTGCCGTTTATGCCGAAGCCGTTTCTCGGATCTGTCGCCAATCCCATTGATGTGACGGCGCAGGCGCTGCGCAGCCCTGAATCGATGCGCAAGGTCATGCTGGCAATCGCTGCGAGCCCCAGTGTCGATCTTGTTGCGCCGATCATCATCGGTGATCCGAGCGGCCCAGAAATGTATATCGAGATGGCGTATTCCACCGATAAGCCGGTGGCGTTCACCTCCACGATCCTGCCGATGAGCCTGCTTGATGCAGGCGTGCCGGCCTATACCGATCCGCGCCGTGCAGCGCACGCGCTGGCGGTGAACGCCGAATTTTCGTTGCGCACCGCGCGGAAGGAGCGCGCCGCACCGCTCAAGCGCGATGAGAAACGGATCGGCGCCGCGCGCGCCATCCTTTCAGCGCCGCGCCCTGGCGGCGTTCTGATGGAATCGGAAGCCAAACGCGTGCTTGCGCTCTATGGGGCGCCCATCACGCGCGAAGCGTTCGTTCGAAGTGCTGATGCAGCCGTCGAGGCGGCTGGCAAGATCGGCGGCAAGGTTGCGCTGAAAGCGATGTCCTACACGTTAGCGCACAAGTCCGATGCTGGGGGGGTGCGCCTCAATCTGGCGACGGCGGAGGACATCAAGCAAGCTTACGCCGGCATGCACGCCGATGTCGCCAAGAACGCGCCGGACGCCAAGATCGAAGGCGTGTTGGTGCAAGAGATGGCGCCGGCGCGGCTTGAGGTGCTGGCTGGCATGAAGCGTGATCCCGCGCTTGGCCCGATCGTAGCGCTCGGCTTGGGCGGCATTCTCGTTGAGGCGTTGAACGAAGCGGCGCTGTTGCAAGCGCCATTCGACAAAACGGATTTGGAGAAGGCGCTTGGCGGTCTGCTCGGCGGTCGCTTGCTCCAGGGCAAACGTGGCTTGTCGCGCGAGGAGGTCGACGCGCTTGCGCAGCTCGCTGTCGCGCTCGGCGCTATCGCGCTAGAATTGCCGGAGATTGCCGAGATCGATGTGAACCCCGTCTGCGTCGCCAATGGCAAAGTGCTGGCGGCCGATGCTCTCATCGTTGTTGGTGACGCTTCGTGAAAAAGTATCGGATCGCTGTCATTGCTGGAGACGGCATTGGCCGTGAGGTGATGCCAGAGGGGCTGCGCGTGCTGGCGTCGGCTGGTGCGGTGTTTGGGTTCGAGATCGAAGCGCGCGCGTTTGATTGGTCGTGCGAGACGTTCAAAGCGACCGGAAAAATGATGCCGGACGACGGACTCGACCGGCTGCGCGAGCACGACGCAGTGCTTTTGGGCGCGGTGGGCTTCCCAGGCGTGCCAGACCATATCTCGCTCTGGGGACTTTTGATTCCGATCCGGCGCGGGTTCGATCAGTACGTCAATCTGCGCCCGGTGCGTTTGCTGCGTGGCGTGCAATCTCCGCTGCGCGACGTGAACCCCGGCGACATCGACATGTGGATCGTCCGCGAAAACAGCGAGGGCGAGTACTCGCAAATCGGGGGCAGGTTGTTTGAGGGCACGCCGCAGGAAACCGTCACCCAAGTCTCCACTTTCACGCGACGCGGCACCGATCGGATCATCACCTACGCCTTCGAACTCGCGAGGCGTTTGAACCGCACTCGCGTAAGCTCCGCCACCAAATCCAACGGGCTGTTTCATTCGATGCCGTTCTGGGATGAGCGTTTTACGGAGATTGCGGCGCGCTATCCGGAAATCGCCTCCGACCTGCAGCACGTGGATATCATGGCCGCGCGCATGGTGATGCAGCCGAAGAAGTTCGACGTCGTCGTCGCCAGCAATTTGTTTGGCGACATCCTTTCCGATTTGGGGCCGGGCGTGACGGGAACGATCGCCATGGCGCCGTCCGCCAACATCAATCCCGAGCGGATTTATCCGTCGCTGTTCGAACCCGTGCACGGTTCGGCGCCCGACATTTCCGGCAGGGGCCTCGCCAACCCGATTGGCATGATCTGGTCGGTGGCGATGATGCTCGATCATCTCGGCGCACCCGAGGCCGGCGCCGCAATCGTGCGCGCCATCGAGGAATTGCTTGCCGATGAGGCCGCGCCGCGAACCCCCGACCTTGGCGGCACGGCTGCCACCGCTGATGTTGGCGCCGCGATCGCGGCGAGGATTTAAGCTTACGCGCCCCTGCGCTTTTTTGATGACCCGCAACATTTATAGTATAATAATTCGGATAATTGAATGGCGACCTGAGAGACCCTCTGATGTCCAAAGCGGCCGCAGTCTGGGATCATGAGACTGACGTCGTCGTCGTCGGCGCCGGCGGCGGCCTGGCAGGCGCACTCATGGCGCGCGATGCGGGGCTTGAGACGCTCGTCGTCGAAAAATCTCCGTGGGTTGGCGGTGCAGCAGCCTATTCCGGCGGCACGCTCTGGATTTTCGACAACCCGTTTCTGCGCCGGGCAGGTCACATCGATTCTAAAGCGCAAGCGCTCCGCCACCTCGACGCCGTTGTCGGCGATGCCGGGCCGGCAGCATCGCCGGCGCGCCGCGAGGCGTACATCGATGGCGGCTTGGATCTTGTTGATCTGCTGACCCGATACGGTGTGCCGTTGGTGCATTCCGGTTGGGCGGATTATTACGCCGATCGTGAGGGCGGCGTTGCAGCGGGCCGCACTTTGCACGCCCAGCCGTTCGACTTCCGCGAATTGGGTGAGGCGCGTGGCCATGTGCGTCCCTCGCCTTTGGTCGTCGCGGCGAACTCCGTTGAAATCGCCCAACTGGCGCTCGGTCCGCGAACGCCGAAGGCGGCGCTGACTTGGCTGCGCGTAGGCGCTCGCCAGATTGGCGCTAAACTACGCGGTGCGGATCTGCGCACGCGTGGACAGGCCCTCATGGGGCGCGTCTATGGCGCGGCGCTGAAGGCGGGTGTGGTCGTTTGGCGCGAAACGCCGCTTCAGTCGCTGATCGTTGAGAACGGCCGCGTTGTCGGTGCGGAGGTGCTGCGCGAGGGCAAGACGCTGCGTATCCGCGCGCGCCGCGGTGTGTTGCTTGCGGCCGGAGGTTTCGCGCGCAACCGCGAACTCCGCGCCAAGCACCAAGCGCCAGCCATCGGCGATTGGACCTTGTCCACGCCGGAAGACACTGGCGACGCCATCGTCGCCGGACAAAAAGTAGGCGCCGCGACAGATTTAATGGACGAAGCTTGGTGGGTGCCCGGCACGCAGCCGCCCGGATCGATGATGTTGCACGTGTGGGATCGGTGCTTCCCGCATTTGATCTTCGTCGATGCAAAGGGCGAGCGGTTCGTCAATGAGGCCGACCCTTACATGGAAGTCGGTCAGATCATGCTGAAGCGTCAGCGCGAGCTTGGCGCACCGGGCTGGATGATCATCGAAAGCCGTCATCGCGATAGCTATGCGTTTGGCATGACGCCGCCGCGCCTTACCCCGCAAGCGTGGTTCGACAGCGGCTATATGCGCAAAGCCAAGACGCTCGAGGAATTGGCCGCACAGTGCGATTTCGACCCCCAAATTTTCCGCGCAAACATCGAACGCTACAACGCGATGGTTCGTGACGGCGTAGATCGAGACTTTCACCGTGGGGACAGCACGTACAACCGCTTCTACGGCGACGCCTGGGTAAAGCCCAACCCCAATCTCGGCGCGATCGAGAAGGCGCCCTTCTACGCCGTAGCGTGCGTTCCCGGCGATGTCGGGACCGCCGGCGGCTTGCTGGCGGACGAACATGCGCGCGTGGTGACGCCGTCCGGCGACGTGATTGAAGGGCTCTACGCCGCCGGCAATTGCTCTGCCTCTGTGTTTGGCCGCGCTTATCCTGGCGCCGGGTCTTCGATCGCGGCGTCCATGGTGTTTTCGCTCCGCGCGACGCAGAACATGGCTGGCAAGTCGGCCGACGTTGTCGCATCACAACTGGTGGCAAGCGTCGCATGAGCGAAAAACTGCAACAAACCAGCGTTCGTACCCGCCTCGGCGCCGTGCACGTCACGCGCGCCGGAGCTGGTGCGCCATTGATGCTGCTTCACGGCAACGGTCATTCGTGGCGCGAGTTTGAGGCTACATTCGAGGCGCTCGCGAATTCGTTCGACGTCATCGCTTGGGATATGCCAGGGCAGGGCAAGTCTGACGATGTCAGTGCGGACACAAGCATCGCAGACTATGCCGGGGCGTTCGCGGACGTCGTGAGCGCCCTCGATCTCAAATGGCCAGCGATTCTGGGCAGTTCGGTTGGCGCGTTCATTGCCGCGGAATACGCACTGACACACGATAATGTCAGCGCGCTGATCCTTGATGAAATGCAGTTCCGGGGGCCAGAATTTTGGTCTGCTGCTTGGCCGGTTGTCGAAAAAATGTTTGGCAACACCAACCAGGCTGGCGAACAGGTGCAGGCGCGGTTTACGCGCGCGCTGGACGCGGAATTTATCGCGCATTGGAACGCCAGTTTGCAATGTGTCGGTGCGGAACGCCTGATCGGCGTGATGCGCACACTGGCGGCGTTCGACGTGCGCGCCAATCTGCCACGCATCACGCAACCTACTCTGCTTCTGTTCGGCGCGAACGGGCCGACGGTGGAGATGGCGTCGGCCATGCATGCGGCGATGCCCAACGCAGATCTTCGCGTCATCGAAAACGCCGGCCATTTCATCTCGATTGATCAGCCCGCGCAATTCGCGGACGCGGTGACGGCTTTTGTTCGAGCATCGCCGCAAAGGCGGGCTTAGGGGAAAGACATGAGTTTGAAACAGAGCTTCCTTGGCTTTCCGCAAGGCGCCGTGGCGATCGTATCGGGTGTCGCGAGCGGCATCGGCCGCGAGACGGCGAAGCTCCTCTTGGCCGAGGGTGTGACCGTGATCGGCCTCGACATCAACGAGAAGGGGCTCGCAGAACTCGACCTCGGCAAGAATTTCTACGGTTATGTGCTGAACACCGCCGACCAGGCAGCCGTCGAAGCGGCGATGCCGCGCTTTGCTAAAGAGCATGGACCGATCGCTTACCTTGCGAACAATGCGGGTCCGCCGAGCGCGCTCGATCTTTCCGTCAATGAAGGCCTGGCGCAAACTGCGGGCAGCATGCAGATGATGACGGCGGCTTGGGCGGCGCTCGGCCTGCCGAAAGGCGCCGCGGTGGTGAACGTCGCGTCGGTCGCAGGTGTGGTCGCGGGAGGGCCGCCGCCGGCGATTGTCTCAAGCCGTCGCAAGGGCGCGGCCTACAATGGCTGGTATGCGATTGGGAAGTCGGCCGTCGGCGGTCTCACGCGCTACCAGGCCGTGTTCGCAGCCGGCGCCTATCGCTCGAACGCGATCGCCCCAGGCATAATCGACACGCCGCGCATCGGCGATCTCACCAGCGGCGCCTACGGGAAGATGGCGATTGAGCGCACGCCGCTTGGCCGTTTGGGGCGTCCGGAGGAGGTCGCGCGCGCGCTCGTATTTCTGTTGAGCCCGGCGGCGTCCTTCATCAATGGCGTCACGCTCGTTATCGATGGCGGCGGGACGATCGTTTACTGATGCCGAGCGGGTTGGTCATTCGCGTTGATCGCGCACGCTGCGTCTGCAGCGAATATTGCGCGCGCCTGGCGCCGACGACGTTTGAGACGGACGACGAAGGCCTCGTGCATCTGCTCGAGGACGGACAAGACAGCGAACAAGCCATTCGCGCGGCCGCGGCCTCGTGCCCGGTGAGCGCGATCACCATCGAAACAGCAACAACGGGGCAAGCGTCATGAGCGCAGACGCGCAAACCACCGGCGGGGTCGGCCGCTACGATTGGGAGCGGGCGACGACACAGCGCACGGGCGCCGGCGCCGTGGATGACCCGTACCCGATGTTTGCCGAGCTACGCGCGAAGTGCGGTGTGCATCCGTCATCGTTCTTTGCAATGTTCGGCCTTCCCGATCCGACCGCGGAAGCTTGGCCGGACGCGCCACGCTTCGCCACGCTGACTTACGCGGCCACAGAGCAGGTGCTGCGCGACAACGTCACCTTCTCGAATGCCGGCATCCGCCGCATGACGCAGCACGTGTTTGGCCCGGTTTCACTAATGGGCGCCGACGATCCGGACCACCGCAAGTTTCGCCTTCTGGTGCAGCCCGCTTTCGGCAAGCGCGCGATGGGCATGTGGACGTCATGGGTGAAGCCGCGCGTGAACGAACTGATCGATGGCTTTGTCGATCGGGGCAAAGCCGATCTTTATTTCGACTATTGCGCCCGTTTTCCGGTTTTCGTGATCGCCATGACGCTGGGTGTCGCCGAAAAAGACCTCGACAATTTTCACGAATGGGCGGCGAAACTTCAGATCGCCGCCGCACCCCCTGATGTCGCCCGCGCCGCGCGCGAGAAGGTCGAGGCCTATATGCGCGAGGTAATCTCTGAGCGCCGCGCGCATCCCCGTGACGATCTCATCAGTCTGCTGATTGAGAGCGAGATCACCGAGAACGGTGAAAAGCAGAAGATCACGGAGGAGCAAATCCTTGGCCTGGTTTGCAATCTGTTGCCCGCGGGCGCGGGCACGACGTATCGCAGCCTGGGCATCACGCTGGTGACGCTGTTGGAGCGGCCGGAATTGCTCGCGAAGCTTTACGCCGACCGGTCTTTGGCGCCTGCGGTGATTGAAGAAATACTGCGTTGGAATGCGCCGGTGCTCACCTCGCCATTTCGTTTGGCGACGGCGGACACGGAGGTGGCTGGCGTGAAAATTCCGAAGGGGGCCATCGTCGAGCCCGGCATCGCGGCGGCCAATCGGGACCCGGCGCAATTCGACCATCCGGAAGAGTTCGATCCTTTCCGTCCGATCAAGCCGACGCTGGCGTTCAGCCACGGCCCGCACTTCTGCGTCGGCGGTCAGGTTGCGCGGATGGAATTGCGCGAAGCGTTGAACGCATTGCTCGATCGTTTGCCAAATCTGCGCTTCGATCCCGATCAACCGCCGCCGAAACTTACAGGCCTTTTGTATCGGATGCCGAGCGGCGTGACGGCGGCCTGGGGCTGATGCGCGCCGCACTCTTTCTGAGGCCAAACGCGCCGCTTGAGATCGAAGAGGTCGAGCTGCTGGCGCCGGGGCCGCAGGACGTGCTTGTGCGCGTAACGGCGACGGCGCTTTGTCAGACAGACGTTTCCGTTCGCGACGGCAAGTACGATTACGGCCGCCCGATGATCATGGGGCATGAGGCTTGCGGCGTGGTGGAGGCCATCGGCGCTGAGGTTTCGCACGTGAAGGTGGGCGAACGCGTCATCAGCACAACGGCGCCGACATGCGGTGTGTGCGCCACGTGCGCGCGCGGCCTTTCGGGTTGTCTCAAGGCGCTGGACGTGCGCACGACGAAACGTGCGCGCCGGGCAGACGGCTCTATGGCGGCGGCGCTTTATGGTTTGGGCTCATTCGCCGACAAGATGGTGGTAGATCAGGCGTCCGTTGTCGCGGTGGATTCTAGGGCGCCTGATTCACATCTGGCGCTGATCGGCTGCGGAGTTACGACAGGCTTGGGCGCGGTGCTCAATCGCCTGTCGCTGTCGGCCGGATCGTCCATGGCGGTGATCGGCTGCGGTGGTGTTGGCCTGGCGGCGATCCAAGGAGCGCGCATGTGCGGCGCGACGACGATCGTCGGTATCGACCCGCGCGCGGCGCGGCGCGAAGACGCAATGGCGCTAGGTGCAACGGCGGTCATTGATCCCGACAGCGAAGACGTCGTCGCGCGGGTGCGCGAATTGACCGAGGGACTTGGCGTTGATGCATGCATTGATGGTGTGGGTTCGCCCACGACGACGACGCAGGCTTACGATGCCGTGCGACGCTCCGGGAGCGTGATTATCGTGGGCTTGCCGGCGCAGGGGACGAGGCTTGAGTTCGACGCTTGGCAGTTTTTCCTCTCGGAGAAGCGCATATCGTCGTCGCTGTTTGGTTCCGCCGTGAACCGGCGTGATCTGCCGCTCTATGCGCGGTTTGCCGATGAGGGAAAGGTCGACTTGGGGGGGCTGGTTTCCAAGCTGATCAAGCTGGAGGACGTTAACGCTGGCCTCGACGCGTTGGCGGCGGGCGAGGTGGTTCGCGTGGTGGTCGTTCAGGATTGAGCGCACAGACGGGGCGGGTTAGGCAAGGCCATGCCCCGTTCGCCGTCCAAGACCACACAAGGCCCAGGCCGTCCGCGCGATCCTGAAATCGATCGCCTGCTGACGGCGGCCGCGCTGCGCGAATTGTCGAACTACGGTTACAGCGCAATGTCGATTGATCGCATTGCGCAAGAGACCGGTATCGGCAAGCCCAGCATCTATCGCCGCTTTGCGGGCAAAGCCGAGCTAACGATTGCCGCGCTTGAGCAAGTCACGATGAGCGAAGGGCTCGAGGCGACCGGCGATCTCGTGGAAGATCTGGCGCGTCAAATCCTGTTTGCGAACGGCAATCTCAAGAAGAACGGCAGTGTTCCGCTGCTTGGAACGCTGTTGGCCGAACGCGATCGCCAGCCGGAGCTGATCGAGCTCTATCGTGAGCGCCTCTTTGAGCCGCGCCGTCGCAAGATCGTGGCGCTGTTGCGGAGCGCGCAGGAGAGGGGCGAAGTCCGCGGCGACGCCGATGTCGAAAGCGCCAGTCTGCTGGTGCTGGGTTTTATCACGGCGAGCTATGTTGCTGGCCGCGATATCACGCCAGCGAGCATCCGCAGCGCCATCGTTGCTATCGTCGACGGCCTGCGTGAGCCTAAGCTGCGGCCGTCTGCTTCCGGAAAGCAGGCATCACCTCGCGCGCGAACAGGCGCAGGCGTTCGACGCCGCCCCACGGATCGCTGAACAGCACATAATCGACGCCAGCGACTTCCAATTCCTTCAACCGAGCGATGCACTCGTCGGGCGTGCCCACGATCGTGGCTTGGCGCGTGTCTTGCGCGTTCTTATCCAACGCGAAGGGGCCAGCGGCTTTCTCAGTGACTTCCCTGCCTGGGATTTCCGCGGACTTGGCTAGCATCTGAATCACTTGGAGGCGGCGCTGCACCTCCGCCTCCGTTTTCGAAGCGTTGTCGACCAGCAGCAGGCCGCGCGTCAGCGCAATTTGGCCTGCTCCCGATTGATGACCGCTCTTGGCTTGCTGGTCGCGATACCATTGCACGCGCTGCTTGGTGATGTCGGTCGAGCTGAATTGATCGAGCAGAACGCGGCGGCCTTGCGCTGCGGCTTGGCGCACGGAGCCTTCGCTACCGGCAGCAACCCAAAGCGGCGGGATCGGCGCTTGAAGAGGGTGCGGCTCGACGATCACATCACGGAATTTCCAGTATTTGCCGTCATGGCTCCAGCGCTCCTTCGTGGTCCACGCCTTGAGCACGAGTCCAACGGCTTCCTCGAAGCGCTCCTGCGCCTCATTTGGATCGACCTGGAAGCCGTGAAACTCGTTTGGCCGGTAGCCGCGGCCGACGCCGAAATCGAGGCGCCCTTTTGAGAGTATATCCACCAACGCCGCCTGCTCGGCGAGCAGGAGCGGGTGGTGCCAAGGCATGACTGTGACAGCCGTGCCAAGACGCATTGTCGAGGTGAGCGCCGCCACGTGCGACAACAGGCTGAGCGAAGCGCCGGTTTGGCCGCCGCCGGTGAAGTGGTGTTCGACCAGGAAGATCGATTCAAAGCCGAGCTGTTCGGCTTCGACGATGTAGTCGACATATTGACGATACGCTTCGGCATCCGTGCCGCCGGGCGCGCGCGCGGCGCCGCCGAAAAGTCCGAACCGCATTGTCTCACTCCTTAAATAGGAACGGTTGTGTAACGAAAATAGGCGGCATGACGTGCCTCACGCGACGATGCGGCGCTCCACATTGGCGAACGTGGCGACCTGGCGGCCGACGAGCCGCAGATTGCGTTCAATGCCGGGGTCTGTGCACGCGCCGTCGGCGAAGAGGCCGGGTTTGACGCAGATCGCGGCGGCGAACGGCGTTGGAAAGCCCCGCAATGCGTGCGTGACGGCGCGGAGCGCGTCTATCGTCGTCATCGCGCCTTGCGGGCCGTTGCCGGTCGCGATGCAGCCAACGGGGATGCCGTCGAAATAGACGCGAGCATCGTTGACCATGTCCTCGGTGTAGTCGAGGGCGTTTTTGATCAAGCCGGAGATGCTGCCGTGATAGCCGGGGCTTGCGACGATAACGCCGTCGGCGCGACGCAAGGCATCGACAAGGCGAAGCGCCGACTCGGGCCGCGTCGGCTCGATGGGGTTGTACATTGGCAGATCGAGCTGCGGACCGCAGAAACATTGCGTCTCTGCGCCGAACTTCGCGGCTTCATCCAGCGCGATGCGCAGAGCCGCTTCACATGACGAACCGCCGCGCAGCGTGCCGCCTAAACCCACAACGAGCATGTCTACACCTCGTTTCTTAGCAGCGCACGAAGCGCCGGCTTGTCGATTTTTCCAACGGGATTCTTTGGGAGTGTGGCCAGCACCCGAATTTCGCGCGGATGCTTGTACTTTGCCAAATTTAGAGCGGCGGTGCGGCCCAGCTCAGTGGCGTCAGCCGTCACGCTCGGCTTCAGCGCAACGAAAGCGATTACCTCTTCGCCCATCACCGCGTCAGCGCGACCGACGACGGCGCATTCGGCGACAGCATCATGCGTATAGAGCGCGGTCTCAATCTCTTTCGGATAAATGTTCTCGCCGCCGCGGATGATCATATCCTTCTTGCGGTCAACCAGCGTGAGAAAGCCGTCCGCATCAATGAAGCCGACGTCACCCGTGCGCAGCCAGCCATCAATGACGGTCTTTGCGCTCGCTTCCGGCTGATTGAGGTAGCCGCGCATAATGTTCGGCCCCTTGAGCGCCACTTCGCCAATCTCGCCAAGCGCGCGCGCGTCGCCGTTATCATCTAGAATGCGCATCTCCATTTCCGGTAGCGCGACCCCAGTCGTTCCAGCTTTGCGCGGTCCAGCTAAAGGATTGCACGTGGCGCCGACCGTGGATTCAGTGAGTCCGTAGCCTTCCAGCAGCGGTGTGCCGTAGCGCGATTCAAAGGCGGAGATCGCCGCCGCCGGCATGGGCGCTGCGCCGCAGATCACGAAGCGCAGGCGCGAGAGGTCGGGCTTGTCCTCGGCGGGCGCTTGGTTCAGCAGGATGAAGATGGCCGGCACAGCGGAGAAGAACGTCGCCTCATGCGAGACGATTGCGCTCCAGAACGTGTGGCGGTCGAATTTTTCAAGGATCACGCTGGAGCCGCCGGCCGCCAGCGGCGTCAGCAGCGAAACCAGCAGCGCGTTCACGTGGAAAAGTGGCAGCACAAGCAGCGCGCGATCGGTCGGCAAGAATTCGAGATTCTTGCGCATGATGCGGATCATGGCGGCGACATTCGCGTGATCGAGAATCACGCCCTTCGGCCGGCCGGTGGACCCACTCGTATAGATCAGCAGCGCTGTATCTGAGTCCAATGCTTCGCAGGGCGCTGGCGTCGACTGGGTTTCGAACGGCAAGCTCGCGGCATCGACTTTCTCGACGGGCTCGTCCGCCAAGATCGCAGCAGAGGCGGCGTCCACGACGACCAATTTCGCGCTGCAATCGCGCAACTGATAGCCCGCTTCAACGACCGTCAGCGCTGGATTGACCGGCGTGAACGCCGCGCCCAATCGCCACGCGGCGAACATGGTCAGCACCAGCTCAAGTCTATTGGGCAGCATCGCGCCAACAACATCGCCGCGCCGAACGCCGCGTTCGCGCAAGAACTCAGTGAGCGCCGTTACGGCGTTGGCAAACGCCGCATTGTCAAGCGAACGCCGTTCGTCGCGCAGTGCGGGCGCGTTCGGCAAACCACGCAGGAACGGGATCTCAGCCGGCGCACTCATTTCAGCCCATCCCGTACGCGCCGAACTTTGACGCGGCTTCGGGGTTGAGGAGGGCATAGTCGACGCTCGGCGACGAGAGATCGGAGCTCAACACGTCGAGCACGAATGGGCCGTTGCGCTCCGCGGCTTCGCGAATGCCGGCTTGCACTTCGTTGATCGAATGCGCGCGCGCGCCGCCGGCGCCCATGGCCACGCCAATGGCGGCG
This window of the alpha proteobacterium U9-1i genome carries:
- a CDS encoding putative acetyl-CoA synthetase (ADP-forming) alpha and beta chains produces the protein MADAATHTTDSARLQRLLSPKSIAVIGASNKMPSIGGFVMANIARAFTGAIYPVNPREKEVQGYPAFASIDALPRDIDLAMVVVPAEMVPATLEACAAHGVAGVVIITSGFAEVGGAGIPLQEKITEIIKRTGIRATGPNCIGFMNIADRVMANFVVDPKDDLPKGGPVALVSQSGGFGGYMVRKALFSGLNVGWFFSTGNEVDINIAQVMRALVEREEVKVLLAFAETLRDPDIFVDTALRAAQLDKPLIVLKAGRSNAAARAAQAHTGSLVGSAEAFDALCRQYGVFSVSTLEEILDLGLIFQGGRRAKGRRAGLITGSGGAGVLLTDSCVLEGLSVPELPQAEQDALLPFMPKPFLGSVANPIDVTAQALRSPESMRKVMLAIAASPSVDLVAPIIIGDPSGPEMYIEMAYSTDKPVAFTSTILPMSLLDAGVPAYTDPRRAAHALAVNAEFSLRTARKERAAPLKRDEKRIGAARAILSAPRPGGVLMESEAKRVLALYGAPITREAFVRSADAAVEAAGKIGGKVALKAMSYTLAHKSDAGGVRLNLATAEDIKQAYAGMHADVAKNAPDAKIEGVLVQEMAPARLEVLAGMKRDPALGPIVALGLGGILVEALNEAALLQAPFDKTDLEKALGGLLGGRLLQGKRGLSREEVDALAQLAVALGAIALELPEIAEIDVNPVCVANGKVLAADALIVVGDAS
- a CDS encoding tartrate dehydrogenase; amino-acid sequence: MKKYRIAVIAGDGIGREVMPEGLRVLASAGAVFGFEIEARAFDWSCETFKATGKMMPDDGLDRLREHDAVLLGAVGFPGVPDHISLWGLLIPIRRGFDQYVNLRPVRLLRGVQSPLRDVNPGDIDMWIVRENSEGEYSQIGGRLFEGTPQETVTQVSTFTRRGTDRIITYAFELARRLNRTRVSSATKSNGLFHSMPFWDERFTEIAARYPEIASDLQHVDIMAARMVMQPKKFDVVVASNLFGDILSDLGPGVTGTIAMAPSANINPERIYPSLFEPVHGSAPDISGRGLANPIGMIWSVAMMLDHLGAPEAGAAIVRAIEELLADEAAPRTPDLGGTAATADVGAAIAARI
- a CDS encoding fumarate reductase flavoprotein subunit, whose product is MSKAAAVWDHETDVVVVGAGGGLAGALMARDAGLETLVVEKSPWVGGAAAYSGGTLWIFDNPFLRRAGHIDSKAQALRHLDAVVGDAGPAASPARREAYIDGGLDLVDLLTRYGVPLVHSGWADYYADREGGVAAGRTLHAQPFDFRELGEARGHVRPSPLVVAANSVEIAQLALGPRTPKAALTWLRVGARQIGAKLRGADLRTRGQALMGRVYGAALKAGVVVWRETPLQSLIVENGRVVGAEVLREGKTLRIRARRGVLLAAGGFARNRELRAKHQAPAIGDWTLSTPEDTGDAIVAGQKVGAATDLMDEAWWVPGTQPPGSMMLHVWDRCFPHLIFVDAKGERFVNEADPYMEVGQIMLKRQRELGAPGWMIIESRHRDSYAFGMTPPRLTPQAWFDSGYMRKAKTLEELAAQCDFDPQIFRANIERYNAMVRDGVDRDFHRGDSTYNRFYGDAWVKPNPNLGAIEKAPFYAVACVPGDVGTAGGLLADEHARVVTPSGDVIEGLYAAGNCSASVFGRAYPGAGSSIAASMVFSLRATQNMAGKSADVVASQLVASVA
- a CDS encoding beta-ketoadipate enol-lactone hydrolase; translated protein: MSEKLQQTSVRTRLGAVHVTRAGAGAPLMLLHGNGHSWREFEATFEALANSFDVIAWDMPGQGKSDDVSADTSIADYAGAFADVVSALDLKWPAILGSSVGAFIAAEYALTHDNVSALILDEMQFRGPEFWSAAWPVVEKMFGNTNQAGEQVQARFTRALDAEFIAHWNASLQCVGAERLIGVMRTLAAFDVRANLPRITQPTLLLFGANGPTVEMASAMHAAMPNADLRVIENAGHFISIDQPAQFADAVTAFVRASPQRRA
- a CDS encoding 3-oxoacyl-[acyl-carrier protein] reductase; the encoded protein is MSLKQSFLGFPQGAVAIVSGVASGIGRETAKLLLAEGVTVIGLDINEKGLAELDLGKNFYGYVLNTADQAAVEAAMPRFAKEHGPIAYLANNAGPPSALDLSVNEGLAQTAGSMQMMTAAWAALGLPKGAAVVNVASVAGVVAGGPPPAIVSSRRKGAAYNGWYAIGKSAVGGLTRYQAVFAAGAYRSNAIAPGIIDTPRIGDLTSGAYGKMAIERTPLGRLGRPEEVARALVFLLSPAASFINGVTLVIDGGGTIVY
- a CDS encoding putative cytochrome P450 hydroxylase, whose protein sequence is MSADAQTTGGVGRYDWERATTQRTGAGAVDDPYPMFAELRAKCGVHPSSFFAMFGLPDPTAEAWPDAPRFATLTYAATEQVLRDNVTFSNAGIRRMTQHVFGPVSLMGADDPDHRKFRLLVQPAFGKRAMGMWTSWVKPRVNELIDGFVDRGKADLYFDYCARFPVFVIAMTLGVAEKDLDNFHEWAAKLQIAAAPPDVARAAREKVEAYMREVISERRAHPRDDLISLLIESEITENGEKQKITEEQILGLVCNLLPAGAGTTYRSLGITLVTLLERPELLAKLYADRSLAPAVIEEILRWNAPVLTSPFRLATADTEVAGVKIPKGAIVEPGIAAANRDPAQFDHPEEFDPFRPIKPTLAFSHGPHFCVGGQVARMELREALNALLDRLPNLRFDPDQPPPKLTGLLYRMPSGVTAAWG
- a CDS encoding alcohol dehydrogenase, which gives rise to MRAALFLRPNAPLEIEEVELLAPGPQDVLVRVTATALCQTDVSVRDGKYDYGRPMIMGHEACGVVEAIGAEVSHVKVGERVISTTAPTCGVCATCARGLSGCLKALDVRTTKRARRADGSMAAALYGLGSFADKMVVDQASVVAVDSRAPDSHLALIGCGVTTGLGAVLNRLSLSAGSSMAVIGCGGVGLAAIQGARMCGATTIVGIDPRAARREDAMALGATAVIDPDSEDVVARVRELTEGLGVDACIDGVGSPTTTTQAYDAVRRSGSVIIVGLPAQGTRLEFDAWQFFLSEKRISSSLFGSAVNRRDLPLYARFADEGKVDLGGLVSKLIKLEDVNAGLDALAAGEVVRVVVVQD